A DNA window from Streptomyces parvus contains the following coding sequences:
- a CDS encoding pyruvate dehydrogenase — MAKQNVAEQFVDILARAGVKRLYGVVGDSLNPVVDAIRRNSSIDWVHVRHEETAAFAAGAEAQVTGSLAACAGSCGPGNLHLINGLYDAHRSMAPVLALASHIPSSEIGLGYFQETHPELLFQECSHYNEMISNPEQMPRLLQTAIQHAIGRGGVSVVTMPGDIASKPAPEKSIEHALVTARPTVRPGDEEIDKLCRLVDEAKRVTLFCGSGTAGAHAEVMEFAEKIKSPVGHALRGKEWIQYDNPYDVGMSGLLGYGAAYEATHECDLLILLGTDFPYNAFLPDDVKIVQVDVRPEHLGRRSKLDLAVWGDVRETLRCLTPRVKPKSDRKFLDRMLKKHANALEGVVKAYTRKVEKHVPIHPEYVASVLDEMADEDAVFTVDTGMNNVWAARYLTPNGKRRVIGSFSHGSMANALPQAIGAQFTDLNRQVVAMAGDGGFSMLMGDFLTLVQYDLPVKVVLFNNSSLGMVELEMLVAGLPSYGTTNKNPDFAAIARAAGAYGVRVEKPKQLQSALKDAFKHKGPALVDVVTDPNALSIPPKISAEMVTGFALSASKIVLDGGVGRMLQMARSNLRNVPRP; from the coding sequence ATGGCCAAGCAGAACGTGGCGGAGCAGTTCGTCGACATCCTCGCCAGGGCGGGCGTCAAACGTCTCTACGGCGTCGTCGGCGACAGTCTGAACCCCGTCGTGGACGCCATCCGGCGTAACTCGTCCATCGACTGGGTCCACGTCCGGCACGAGGAGACCGCCGCCTTCGCCGCCGGAGCCGAAGCGCAGGTCACCGGCTCGCTCGCGGCCTGCGCCGGCTCCTGCGGGCCGGGCAACCTGCACCTGATCAACGGCCTGTACGACGCGCACCGCTCCATGGCCCCGGTGCTGGCCCTCGCCTCGCACATCCCCTCCAGCGAGATCGGCCTCGGCTACTTCCAGGAGACCCATCCCGAGCTGCTGTTCCAGGAGTGCAGCCACTACAACGAGATGATCTCCAACCCGGAGCAGATGCCGAGGCTGCTCCAGACGGCGATCCAGCACGCCATCGGCCGGGGCGGCGTCAGCGTCGTCACCATGCCGGGCGACATCGCCTCCAAGCCGGCTCCCGAGAAGTCCATCGAGCACGCCCTCGTCACCGCCCGGCCGACCGTACGCCCCGGTGACGAGGAGATCGACAAGCTCTGCCGCCTGGTGGACGAGGCCAAACGGGTGACGCTGTTCTGCGGCAGCGGCACGGCCGGGGCACATGCCGAGGTCATGGAGTTCGCCGAGAAGATCAAGTCCCCGGTCGGGCACGCGCTGCGCGGCAAGGAGTGGATCCAGTACGACAATCCGTACGACGTCGGGATGAGCGGTCTGCTCGGCTACGGCGCCGCGTACGAGGCGACCCACGAGTGCGACCTCCTCATCCTGCTCGGCACCGACTTCCCCTACAACGCCTTCCTCCCCGACGACGTGAAGATCGTCCAGGTCGATGTGCGCCCCGAACACCTCGGCCGCCGCTCCAAGCTCGACCTCGCGGTCTGGGGCGACGTGCGCGAGACCCTGCGCTGTCTCACCCCCCGGGTGAAGCCCAAGTCCGACCGCAAGTTCCTCGACCGGATGCTGAAGAAGCACGCGAACGCCCTGGAGGGCGTGGTCAAGGCCTACACCCGCAAGGTCGAGAAGCACGTCCCGATCCACCCCGAGTACGTCGCCTCCGTCCTGGACGAGATGGCCGACGAGGACGCCGTGTTCACCGTCGACACCGGGATGAACAATGTCTGGGCCGCCCGCTATCTGACGCCCAACGGCAAGCGCAGGGTGATCGGTTCGTTCAGCCACGGCTCCATGGCCAACGCCCTCCCGCAGGCGATCGGCGCCCAGTTCACCGACCTGAACCGGCAGGTCGTCGCGATGGCCGGCGACGGCGGATTCTCCATGCTGATGGGCGACTTCCTCACCCTGGTCCAGTACGACCTGCCGGTGAAGGTCGTCCTGTTCAACAACTCCTCACTCGGCATGGTCGAGTTGGAGATGCTGGTGGCCGGACTGCCGTCCTACGGCACCACCAACAAGAACCCCGACTTCGCCGCCATCGCCCGCGCGGCCGGCGCCTACGGCGTACGCGTGGAGAAGCCCAAGCAGTTGCAGTCCGCGCTCAAGGACGCGTTCAAGCACAAGGGGCCCGCGCTCGTCGACGTCGTCACCGACCCGAACGCGCTCTCCATCCCGCCGAAGATCAGCGCCGAGATGGTCACCGGCTTCGCCCTCTCCGCGAGCAAGATCGTGCTGGACGGCGGAGTGGGCCGGATGCTCCAGATGGCCCGCTCCAACCTCCGTAACGTGCCGCGCCCTTGA
- a CDS encoding ribonuclease domain-containing protein has translation MRIPPRITRLGGSAALLSLLLAAGPVTAQAATPATASPTAYSATAFRAAAVGSICYSALPSQAHDTLDLVEQGGPFPYEQDGTVFQNREGLLPDRSTGYYHEYTVITPGSDNRGARRIVTGEQNEEDYYTADHYTSFDLVDHDC, from the coding sequence ATGCGCATCCCCCCACGCATCACCCGGCTCGGCGGCTCGGCCGCCCTCCTGTCCCTTCTCCTCGCCGCGGGCCCGGTCACGGCCCAGGCCGCCACCCCGGCGACGGCCTCCCCCACCGCCTACTCCGCGACCGCGTTCCGGGCGGCGGCGGTGGGCAGCATCTGTTACTCCGCCCTGCCGTCCCAGGCGCACGACACCCTGGATCTGGTCGAGCAGGGCGGGCCGTTCCCGTACGAGCAGGACGGCACCGTCTTCCAGAACCGCGAGGGCCTGCTGCCCGACCGGTCCACCGGCTACTACCACGAGTACACGGTCATCACGCCCGGTTCCGACAACCGGGGCGCCCGCCGGATCGTCACCGGTGAGCAGAACGAGGAGGACTACTACACCGCCGACCACTACACCTCCTTCGACCTGGTCGACCACGACTGCTGA
- a CDS encoding ATP-binding protein — translation MGHADRSAVGEVRRELREFLRHRSGQEQTDAAELLVSELVTNALIHTRHGAVVTATATAARLRVEVQDFASEDLPAPYVPNADDGTHGRGLILVRSLADAWGVEAQALGKVVWFELRGERP, via the coding sequence GTGGGGCACGCCGATCGGTCGGCGGTGGGGGAGGTCCGCCGGGAGCTGCGGGAGTTCCTCCGGCACCGCTCCGGTCAGGAGCAGACCGATGCGGCTGAGCTGCTGGTGAGCGAGCTGGTGACCAACGCGCTCATCCACACCCGGCACGGGGCCGTGGTCACCGCCACGGCGACAGCCGCCCGGCTGCGGGTGGAGGTACAGGACTTCGCGTCCGAGGATCTGCCCGCGCCGTACGTACCGAACGCCGACGACGGTACGCACGGCAGGGGCCTGATCCTGGTCCGGAGCCTGGCCGACGCCTGGGGCGTGGAGGCACAGGCCCTGGGCAAGGTCGTCTGGTTCGAGCTGCGCGGCGAAAGGCCCTGA
- a CDS encoding DUF2637 domain-containing protein, translated as MRLTDISLDWLLPGAVLLVGVMAAVTVVARGKRAKAAADDSWERSEERRRRKEALYATASYVLLFCCAAVAAALSFHGLVGFGRQNLNLSGGWEYLVPFGLDGAAMFCSVLAVREASHGDAALGSRLLVWTFAGAAAWFNWVHAPRGMDHAGAPHFFAGMSLSAAVLFDRALKQTRRAALREQGLVPRPLPQIRIVRWLRAPRETFGAWSLMLLEGVRTLDEAVDEVREDRKEQEQDRLRRRDQAKLDRARIKALNRQNRGWGRGRGGQQVDAPALAPASGGAAPAVAEPAIAEPGQLPLRPRPSLQAVGPKQTADGSSPKSLDAPTRGSDPRTVDLTAEDDTQTLPRLDSLEQKLKDLEQQFG; from the coding sequence ATGAGACTGACCGACATATCGCTTGACTGGCTGCTTCCGGGCGCCGTACTGCTCGTGGGGGTCATGGCGGCGGTGACGGTGGTCGCACGCGGTAAGCGTGCCAAGGCCGCGGCCGACGACTCCTGGGAACGCAGTGAGGAACGCCGCAGACGCAAGGAGGCGCTGTACGCCACCGCCAGTTACGTCCTGCTGTTCTGCTGCGCGGCGGTCGCCGCCGCGCTCTCCTTCCACGGGCTCGTCGGCTTCGGCCGGCAGAACCTGAACCTCAGCGGCGGCTGGGAGTACCTGGTCCCGTTCGGACTGGACGGGGCCGCGATGTTCTGTTCCGTGCTGGCCGTACGGGAGGCGAGCCATGGAGACGCGGCGCTCGGCTCCCGGCTGCTGGTGTGGACGTTCGCCGGGGCCGCCGCCTGGTTCAACTGGGTGCACGCCCCCCGGGGCATGGACCACGCGGGCGCTCCGCACTTCTTCGCGGGGATGTCCCTCTCCGCCGCGGTGCTCTTCGACCGTGCGCTGAAGCAGACCCGCCGCGCGGCGCTGCGTGAACAGGGCCTGGTGCCCCGTCCGTTGCCGCAGATCCGGATCGTCCGCTGGCTGCGGGCCCCCCGGGAGACCTTCGGCGCCTGGTCGCTGATGCTGCTGGAGGGCGTCCGCACCCTGGACGAGGCGGTGGACGAGGTGCGGGAGGACCGGAAGGAGCAGGAGCAGGACCGGCTGCGCCGCAGGGACCAGGCCAAGCTGGACCGGGCCCGCATCAAGGCCCTGAACCGGCAGAACCGGGGCTGGGGGCGCGGCCGGGGCGGACAGCAGGTCGATGCGCCCGCCCTCGCCCCGGCCTCGGGGGGCGCGGCGCCGGCCGTCGCGGAGCCTGCCATAGCAGAGCCGGGTCAGTTGCCTCTGCGACCCCGGCCATCCCTGCAAGCCGTCGGCCCGAAGCAGACGGCCGATGGTTCGAGCCCGAAGAGTCTGGACGCACCGACCCGGGGAAGTGATCCGCGAACCGTCGACCTCACTGCCGAGGACGACACCCAGACGCTCCCCCGGCTCGACTCGCTGGAACAGAAACTGAAGGATCTGGAGCAGCAGTTCGGCTGA
- a CDS encoding (2Fe-2S)-binding protein, with the protein MTLSPPFTGAATSPVTAAYSRLTEVFPGLRADVLDGDAVAPSGAGWVGAAELAAGGASVDAFLAWDNAQVLRDYGRQARPDVVASFGLHRYAWPACLLVTVPWFLQRRVPRIPVEDVAFQRALGHLTVRVREFACLPDDPAATLPGARVVPDEAALRAEVLASLTEHLGPVLEGFRPRMRRGKRALWGMATDEIVEGLWYVAHLMGEERRAMAELELLLPGTTKPYVGTAGFRELTGPDGQSLPTRDRASCCLFYTLRPEDTCVTCPRTCDADRVRKLAAAS; encoded by the coding sequence ATGACCCTCTCCCCGCCGTTCACCGGTGCCGCGACGTCCCCCGTGACCGCCGCGTACTCCCGCCTGACCGAGGTGTTCCCCGGTCTGCGGGCCGATGTACTCGACGGTGACGCCGTCGCCCCGTCCGGCGCGGGCTGGGTCGGCGCGGCGGAGCTGGCGGCCGGCGGAGCCTCCGTGGACGCCTTCCTCGCCTGGGACAACGCCCAGGTGCTGCGCGACTACGGCCGGCAGGCCCGCCCGGACGTGGTGGCGAGCTTCGGTCTGCACCGGTACGCCTGGCCCGCCTGCCTGCTGGTGACGGTGCCGTGGTTCCTGCAGCGCCGGGTGCCCCGGATCCCGGTCGAGGACGTGGCCTTCCAGCGGGCGCTGGGGCACCTGACCGTGCGGGTGAGGGAATTCGCCTGCCTGCCGGACGATCCGGCGGCCACCCTGCCCGGAGCCCGGGTCGTGCCGGACGAGGCGGCGCTGCGGGCCGAGGTCCTGGCCTCGCTGACCGAGCACCTCGGTCCGGTCCTGGAGGGCTTCCGTCCGCGCATGCGGCGCGGGAAGCGGGCCCTGTGGGGGATGGCGACGGACGAGATCGTCGAGGGCCTCTGGTACGTGGCGCATCTGATGGGCGAGGAGCGCCGCGCGATGGCCGAACTGGAGCTGCTGCTCCCCGGCACGACGAAGCCGTACGTCGGCACCGCGGGCTTCCGCGAGCTGACCGGGCCCGACGGGCAGTCGCTGCCCACCCGGGACCGGGCGAGCTGCTGCCTCTTCTACACCCTGCGCCCCGAGGACACCTGCGTGACCTGCCCGCGTACCTGCGACGCGGACCGGGTGCGGAAGCTCGCCGCCGCTTCCTGA
- a CDS encoding GntR family transcriptional regulator: MEQGSAREGARPAYAPGVFPYAPANARVPQGRVPEQARGEHTHSEPSAPRAVQRHSVRDQILDALRAALVDGELVPGQVYSAPALGARFGVSATPVREAMQRLAVEGAVEVVPNRGFRVTERGPRELAELAEVRALIEVPVMLSLARTVPADRWSVLRPLAEATVAAAAVGDRAAYAESDRAFHRAVLTLSGNEQLVTIADELHRRSQWPLVAGPATRRAELVADAAEHTALLDALIAQDLTVVQSLVREHFTGADG; encoded by the coding sequence GTGGAGCAGGGCAGCGCGCGCGAGGGCGCACGTCCGGCGTACGCCCCCGGAGTGTTCCCGTACGCCCCGGCGAACGCCCGCGTGCCGCAAGGCCGTGTGCCGGAACAGGCCCGGGGCGAGCACACCCACAGCGAGCCCTCCGCGCCGCGTGCCGTGCAGCGCCACTCCGTCCGGGACCAGATCCTGGACGCCCTGCGCGCCGCCCTCGTCGACGGGGAGCTGGTGCCCGGCCAGGTGTACTCCGCCCCCGCGCTCGGCGCCCGCTTCGGGGTCTCCGCCACGCCGGTGCGCGAGGCCATGCAGCGGCTGGCCGTCGAGGGCGCCGTCGAGGTCGTGCCGAACCGCGGCTTCCGGGTCACCGAACGCGGCCCCCGGGAGCTGGCCGAGCTGGCCGAGGTGCGGGCGCTGATCGAGGTCCCGGTGATGCTGAGCCTGGCCCGTACGGTTCCGGCGGACCGCTGGAGCGTCCTGCGGCCGCTGGCGGAGGCCACGGTCGCGGCGGCGGCCGTGGGCGACCGGGCCGCCTACGCCGAATCGGACCGGGCCTTCCACCGTGCGGTCCTCACCCTGTCGGGCAACGAGCAGCTCGTGACCATCGCCGACGAGCTGCACCGGCGCTCCCAGTGGCCGCTGGTCGCGGGCCCCGCCACCCGCCGGGCCGAGCTGGTGGCCGACGCCGCCGAGCACACCGCCCTGCTCGACGCCCTCATCGCCCAGGACCTCACCGTCGTCCAGTCCCTGGTCCGCGAACACTTCACCGGCGCCGACGGCTGA